The following coding sequences are from one Oncorhynchus nerka isolate Pitt River linkage group LG6, Oner_Uvic_2.0, whole genome shotgun sequence window:
- the ptchd1 gene encoding patched domain-containing protein 1 produces the protein MAVLFLLGLSSLAVVEPLVAVWLSLTLLSVQFGVLGFMTLWGVELDCVSVLCLISALGHSADCCGPLLATFSSGRGDSRTVWVRLALERHGVPSLQTLICYTAALLPLAAVRSNLTRSLFRCLVLTAFCSALHALAFLPTLLTFLPPAKKTGSRQGDRGEGEGLREEVECVEMVDSTRVVDQITTV, from the coding sequence ATGGCGGTGTTGTTCCTGCTGGGTCTGTCGTCTCTAGCTGTGGTGGAGCCCCTAGTGGCAGTGTGGCtcagtctaaccctcctctctgtccagtTTGGTGTTCTGGGCTTCATGACTCTGTGGGGCGTGGAGCTCGACTGCGTGTCTGTGTTATGTCTGATTTCAGCACTGGGTCACTCTGCAGACTGCTGTGGTCCTCTACTGGCCACCTTCTCCTCTGGCCGGGGGGACAGCCGGACCGTGTGGGTCAGACTGGCGCTGGAGAGACATGGCGTCCCCTCTCTGCAGACGTTGATCTGCTACACTGCAGCGCTGCTCCCTCTGGCCGCCGTCCGCTCCAACCTTACACGCTCGCTGTTCCGTTGCCTAGTGCTGACGGCATTCTGTTCAGCGCTCCATGCCTTGGCCTTCCTGCCCACGCTGCTCACCTTCCTGCCACCCGCCAAGAAGACAGGAagtagacagggagacagaggggaaggggaggggcttAGAGAGGAAGTGGAGTGTGTGGAGATGGTTGACAGTACCAGGGTGGTCGACCAGATCACCACCGTCTGA